TTTGATGAAAGCACGCAGCGAAACGTAGGCGTCTATAGGAATAGATCCCAATCTCGAGGCTACCGTATTTGTGCCTCACGATTCAACCCTTCAAGGTGATTAGACTACGTTTGACTCAGAACTGCCGAGTTATCTTTACATAGACTGTGTTGTAAACTTGGTGACGTTTCCAAAAGATGGCATAAGAGCTAGTTACCTTCTTCACCAGAATCTTCTTGCATTCGAGTTGAGGAGTCAGGAAGGAAGACAGGACGGTAGTGGCTCGGCGAGTCTTGTGATCCCAGGTCCACAGACACGCAAGTGTTAGTTTCTCAGACGCCGGATTGAAGCAGTAAATGGTGGGTGAGGAACACTTTTCTATACAGCAGTGACATCTATAGAGACCAAATCCTATCCAATATAGCCTTTAGTGCATGGTAGTTACGATACTTGAACTTGATTCCACCATACGCGAAACGTGGCTGTGGAGCAAGGAAACCTCCCCGCGAGAAGTGTGCCAAGGATGGGTATCCTAACAATAGCCTTTCCTTGATGCGGAATCACGATACCAATAGGTCATCCCGTTAAGAacgctcaagctccttgtgCTGGACATGCCCGGTAGGAGTGGCTCTACCATCCACTTTGAGcttgtcctccttctcaatgTCCCTATCGGTGGACGATTCACCCTCAAAAACCTCTCGGATCTCCTCCAAGGTACGGCCCTTTGTCTCTGGAAAGAGGAACCAGATGATGGCAAAGAGTAGACCAAGGATGCAACAGAAGACAATGTAATACTTCCAGGCGATAGCCTTCATCGCGATAGGGTTGACCTGATTTCCCACGATAAGGCCCGTAGACGCAGTGATATAAGTGAGAGACAGTCCGCGACTGCGAAGCGTAAAGGGGAAGATCTCGACGGGGTAGGCCTGTAACAAGGGTGTCCACGCAATATCATAGAAGAAGtaaaagatgaagatgaaggcaaCCACAGCGCGGCCAGCTGCTTCGTCACGGCTGCTAACAAAGTACGAGGTAAGGCCGGTCCAGACGATATAGCTGGCTAGCATGCCTGCGGTTGAGACCAAAAAGAGGAAACGTCGGCCGAGGCGGTCAACCATGAGAGCGCCTAGAAAGGTTGCGATGATCCAGTTAAAGACCTGAAGCAGACCGTTGATGAGAGTCTGGTCCTTTGCTTCCGTGATGCCGATAGTGTTGAGGACAAGGGTAAGGTAGTACGATGTCACGGCGACGCCGCACCATTGGGAGAACCAGCCAACGATGACGGCGATAAGAGTGCGCCTCCTATTAGCTTGTCCTCGAACAAGATCGAGCCAGGAACTTTGGGACATTTCTTGACTTTCTTCGCTGAGCGCTTGCTGGACCTCGTCCATTTCAAAAGCCACCAGGGGGGAGTTGACGTCTCCCCCGGCGTGATAGGTGGCAAAAATCTGccgagcttcttctttccgACCACGAGATGCGAGCCATCTGATCCCGCGTTAGCTAACAGATGATGTCTCAAGAACCATGCAATGTACCTTGGGGATTCAGGGACGAAGAACAGTCCTGCGAGTTGAATTGCCGGTATGGCTCCCTGGAGTAGGGAGGGGATGCGCCAGCTCCAAGTCGAACTAATCTTGAAGGTCCCAAAGGTAGACCAAGCAGCGAAGATGGCACCGAAATACTAGTCATGGCCAACATGGTTAGCATGATATGAACCTAGCCATCTGTGGATGTGAGGCGGCGAGGGAGGCACTTGCATAGAATGTGTTGTACATGGCCGTGATCTTTCCTCGGTGAGTGGGATATGCAACCTCTGTGATGAGAATAGGGCTCGCCTGGCTGATAAACGAGGTCGAACACCCCAGCAGGGCTCGCGCCGTAACAAAGGTGCCCAGGTTCTGAGACAGCCCTTGCATGATGGCAAAGCCAATGCATGTCACCACGCCgatgaggagaggaagcTTGCGACCCCAGCGATCAGAGATATACGTGACGGCCACCATGCCGACCACCTTGCCCAGCGGGTACACAGAGTTCATGAGGCCAAGGATCGCTCCCTCTGGCTGATCGAAAAAGGTTCGCCACTGAGGGAGGGTTTGGAGGCCGTTCATCATGGATCCTAGAAATATAGAAACCTGTGTTAGAACGAGCCAAGGCCGTATGTACCCCACTGAGTAGCTGTCACATACCATCGTAGCCCAGGGTGGTcgaagagagaagaggcacCATGAGGCAGCAGTTGAGCTTCAAGAGGTATCCAATCCGGTACCAGGGCCTTGGGTCATCCGGAAGGACCTACAATGCAATGTCAGAGAAGGAGCCGTGGAAAAGAGTTTGCTATCCCCATCGGGCTACGTACCGCAGCGAGGGCTGGGCCAACAGACGATTCATTATGCTTCTTTCCGCGGTTCAAAACCCCCATGTTGCGTGATACACTGTGAGAAAGAGGTGTTGTGGTGAAAGGAAAGCTACCAAGGGAAGGATCGACAACTGACTATTTATTCTATTCCAGCAAGCCCCATGGGGAAATCCCCAGGTTTGGCAAGATGAACGATAGCGTCTAGCGGGCGGATGATAAAGCCATAAACCACATTATCCGACATGCCAAGACATGGTCTCCCGCTAAAATGAACAACGAGAACTCCGactccctcttcctcggcatgtTGATATAATAATATGTTGCTCCTTTACTCTTTATTTTAAATGACATCAAAGAATATCTTTGCTAACTGCTATTATTTCTACAATAAAAATGAATAATTTAGCCAAcataataataaaactataataaaCACTAAAACTACTAACACCTAGACTCCAAAATGCACATACGGAACCCAATGCGATAGATGtgtctcctcatcgtcatcgcaTGAAAAAATGTCTCTGGGCACTTTACCATCATCCGAATGTTTGTTGCCTCCACCCTGAGCGCCTTCTGGCACCTCCATGGACTCTCCATTGCTGTAGGATGCCCCTTTACTTGCGGTATTGGTTCGCACAGTGGACAAGCGGCGTCGAAGTTCTCTAGCAGCTTTGTGTAATCCCAGACATACCGATTCATCTGTCATCCCTCCATCTCTTATCTGTTCATAAGTGATCCTAGCCACATCCACGCAC
This window of the Fusarium keratoplasticum isolate Fu6.1 chromosome 3, whole genome shotgun sequence genome carries:
- a CDS encoding Lactose permease, whose amino-acid sequence is MGVLNRGKKHNESSVGPALAAVLPDDPRPWYRIGYLLKLNCCLMVPLLSSTTLGYDGSMMNGLQTLPQWRTFFDQPEGAILGLMNSVYPLGKVVGMVAVTYISDRWGRKLPLLIGVVTCIGFAIMQGLSQNLGTFVTARALLGCSTSFISQASPILITEYFGAIFAAWSTFGTFKISSTWSWRIPSLLQGAIPAIQLAGLFFVPESPRWLASRGRKEEARQIFATYHAGGDVNSPLVAFEMDEVQQALSEESQEMSQSSWLDLVRGQANRRRTLIAVIVGWFSQWCGVAVTSYYLTLVLNTIGITEAKDQTLINGLLQVFNWIIATFLGALMVDRLGRRFLFLVSTAGMLASYIVWTGLTSYFVSSRDEAAGRAVVAFIFIFYFFYDIAWTPLLQAYPVEIFPFTLRSRGLSLTYITASTGLIVGNQVNPIAMKAIAWKYYIVFCCILGLLFAIIWFLFPETKGRTLEEIREVFEGESSTDRDIEKEDKLKVDGRATPTGHVQHKELERS